A stretch of Ranitomeya variabilis isolate aRanVar5 chromosome 3, aRanVar5.hap1, whole genome shotgun sequence DNA encodes these proteins:
- the LOC143817535 gene encoding uncharacterized protein LOC143817535, with amino-acid sequence MSSRELRQLIMDNIAWMNRPENRNQSPVIGRLRSSQTRGGRIEDDRDYLPSPERRRRVRDPSRRSVREETRHRSRSPHRPLPDRPISPEPLPPTTRPDNLRPAEALPPTTLPDNLRPAEALPPTTLPDNLRPAEALPPTTLPDRHSSADASLPSSSNNRSGGNEAATTSGADPQPNFIPPSVGTDAENQAGLDSDEDTTPPQAAPLRRRGRRRGMTRIRQIERLPTRSATGQEEIPSCAICLGDYEVGEQLIVLPCRHLFHQSCITPWLRQNRYCPYCRQNCFQQNRQRRA; translated from the exons ATGAGTTCTCGGGAATTGAGGCAGCTGATCATGGACAACATTGCATGGATGAACCGGCCAGAAAACCGAA ATCAGAGCCCTGTGATCGGAAGACTCAGGTCGTCTCAGACAAGAGGAGGAAGGATTGAAGATGACAGAGATTATTTACCTTCTCCAGAGAGAAGAAGAAGAGTTAGAGACCCATCCAGGCGCTCAGTACGAGAGGAGACCAGACACAGGAGCCGTTCGCCACATAGGCCGCTACCTGACCGTCCCATCTCTCCTGagcctttaccaccgaccacgcgccctgacaatctcaggcctgcggaggctttaccaccgaccacgctccctgacaatctcaggcctgcggaagctttaccaccgaccacgctccctgacaatctcaggcctgcagaggctttaccaccgaccacgctccctgaccGTCACAGTTCTGCTGATGCGTCACTACCGAGCAGCAGCAATAACAGGAGTGGTGGAAATGAAGCGGCAACCACCTCCGGGGCCGATCCTCAGCCAAATTTTATTCCACCATCCGTCGGCACAGATGCTGAGAATCAGGCCGGATTAGATTCAGATGAGGATACAACACCACCGCAGGCTGCACCCCTGCGGAGGAGAGGACGGCGGAGAGGAATGACAAGGATACGGCAAATAGAACGCCTTCCTACCAGGAGCGCCACAGGCCAGGAGGAGATTCCTTCTTGTGCCATATGCCTAGGTGATTATGAAGTAGGTGAGCAGCTTATTGTGCTGCCCTGCCGACATCTTTTTCATCAGAGCTGCATTACACCATGGCTCCGCCAAAACCGCTACTGTCCTTACTGccgccaaaactgtttccaacagaaCAGACAGAGAAGAGCATAA